A portion of the Streptomyces sp. NBC_01335 genome contains these proteins:
- a CDS encoding FtsX-like permease family protein: MTEFVLLRVRAHRLLLCAALLAVLLTTCVLTALAAFSGSMGDAALRYTLTRRSAEQSSLVVSADVAPERREEADALVRRAAGETFDGLPVTVRKMASSGPYALPRSLQPAAERRGNPDLTHFASLDPNRVRLVAGRMPATGEGDARGPVQVALPRAAAAALGLEAGARITLTDRLSDAPLAVEITGVYEAADQTDPYWRLDPLGGRGAGEVVFTTYGPLLTDPAVVGSGRLSAGRVSWLAAADFRSVTTGRTGALRRASTDVPESLAASPVFADGATVRTSLPAVVDQVDRALLVARSTIMIVAVQLVLLAGYALLLVSGLLSSERAGETELLRARGGSRGRIASSAAIEALLLAAPAAVVAPLLAAPLTRSLARLGELGRIGLRLDGGVDGTVWLVASSVALLCALAVLAPALAAGGRRAGRASALPAPVRAGADVGLLLVAGVAYWQLDRQTGAAGGGALSGDRDGALGIDPLLVAAPALALLAGTVVTLRLLPPVARLAERGAAGGRGLTAALAGWQFSRRPLRGAGPVLLLVLAVAMGMLAIGQSASWDRSQDDQADFRSGASVRVVGGLSGDPAEAAPYTGLPGVRNAAPVFRATSPLSGGRTAEVLALDTAHADERMLMREDLAGASPQALFDAIAPPAAGRTGVVLPADSTRVLFDLRIGDTSASGGRSPSGSAPRVGVVLEDRYGIRYRVAAGTVPVDGRAHALSFPVSPSGGLAVTGFELDSAVPEGRAERRLVSVARLRTLTADGGERPVPSSDGVRWRATSTVTGPDADTPAGAVETVTGTGAAPAFRYGTGSGLADRGSRGAEQVDTLLLRADRPAPPALKAVATDAYLASSGARLGQQVDLALAGETVRVTLVKSVRELPTTGPGGATGSADGAAADVTAKPGGALLLDLRAVSGALGQGSGATPAPTEWWLSTAPGDGPAVAAELRALPGTDPSQVRVRDEVARELADDPLGAGPQSALRAAAAVAAALAAVGFAVGLVGSQGERSAEFAVLRALGASRRRLARALAVEQGVLITLALLTGLALGAVLTRAVVPLVVLTGQAARPVPDVLVLLPAGQVAALLASVAALPLLFVVAIALRRFDPAVSLRHQGDN, encoded by the coding sequence GTGACGGAGTTCGTCCTGCTGCGGGTGCGCGCGCACCGGCTCCTGCTCTGCGCGGCCCTGTTGGCGGTCCTGCTCACCACCTGCGTGCTGACCGCGCTCGCCGCGTTCTCCGGTTCCATGGGCGATGCCGCCCTGCGGTACACGCTCACCCGTCGTTCCGCCGAGCAGTCCTCCCTCGTCGTCTCGGCCGACGTGGCCCCGGAGCGGCGCGAGGAGGCCGACGCTCTGGTGCGCCGAGCCGCCGGTGAGACCTTCGACGGACTTCCGGTGACGGTGCGGAAGATGGCGAGTTCGGGTCCGTACGCCCTGCCGCGGAGCCTGCAGCCGGCGGCGGAGCGGCGGGGCAACCCCGACCTGACGCACTTCGCCTCGCTGGACCCGAACCGTGTGCGTCTCGTCGCGGGCCGCATGCCCGCCACCGGTGAGGGAGACGCCCGAGGGCCGGTGCAGGTGGCACTGCCGCGTGCGGCCGCCGCGGCGCTGGGGCTGGAGGCGGGCGCCCGGATCACTCTCACGGACCGGCTGAGCGACGCGCCCCTGGCGGTCGAGATCACCGGCGTGTACGAGGCTGCCGACCAGACCGACCCGTACTGGCGGTTGGACCCGCTCGGCGGTCGGGGTGCCGGCGAGGTCGTCTTCACCACGTACGGCCCGCTGCTGACGGACCCGGCCGTGGTCGGCTCGGGCCGGCTCAGTGCCGGACGGGTGTCCTGGCTGGCCGCCGCCGATTTCCGCTCGGTGACCACCGGCCGGACCGGCGCCCTGCGGCGCGCCTCGACGGACGTGCCCGAGTCCCTGGCCGCCTCCCCGGTGTTCGCGGACGGTGCGACGGTCCGGACCTCGCTGCCGGCCGTCGTCGACCAGGTCGATCGGGCCCTGCTGGTGGCGCGCTCCACGATCATGATCGTGGCGGTTCAGCTCGTCCTGCTCGCCGGATACGCGCTGCTGCTCGTGTCCGGCCTGCTGAGCAGTGAGCGGGCCGGTGAGACCGAGCTCCTGCGGGCCAGGGGCGGTTCACGGGGCAGAATCGCTTCTTCCGCCGCGATCGAGGCGCTGCTGCTCGCGGCCCCCGCCGCGGTCGTCGCCCCCTTGCTCGCCGCTCCCCTGACCAGGTCGCTCGCGAGGCTGGGCGAGCTCGGTCGGATCGGGCTGAGGCTCGACGGCGGGGTCGACGGCACGGTCTGGCTGGTCGCCTCCTCGGTGGCGCTGCTGTGCGCGCTCGCGGTGCTCGCGCCTGCGCTCGCGGCGGGCGGGCGCCGGGCGGGCCGTGCCTCCGCGCTGCCCGCCCCGGTGCGGGCGGGCGCCGACGTCGGGCTGCTGCTCGTCGCGGGGGTGGCGTACTGGCAGTTGGACCGCCAGACCGGCGCGGCCGGAGGCGGTGCGCTCAGCGGCGACCGTGACGGCGCGCTGGGCATCGACCCGCTGCTGGTCGCCGCCCCCGCGCTGGCGCTGCTGGCGGGCACCGTCGTGACGCTGCGGCTGCTGCCGCCGGTGGCCAGGCTCGCGGAGCGCGGCGCGGCGGGCGGCCGGGGTCTGACCGCCGCGCTGGCCGGCTGGCAGTTCAGCCGCCGGCCGCTGCGGGGTGCGGGGCCCGTGCTGCTGTTGGTGCTGGCGGTGGCGATGGGCATGCTGGCCATCGGTCAGAGCGCGTCCTGGGACCGGTCGCAGGACGATCAGGCCGACTTCAGATCCGGCGCGTCGGTGCGCGTGGTGGGCGGGCTGTCCGGCGACCCGGCCGAGGCGGCCCCGTACACCGGACTGCCGGGCGTGCGGAACGCGGCGCCCGTGTTCCGCGCGACGTCCCCGCTGTCCGGCGGCCGGACGGCAGAGGTGCTGGCGCTCGACACCGCGCACGCGGACGAGCGGATGCTGATGCGCGAGGACCTCGCCGGGGCGTCGCCGCAGGCGCTGTTCGACGCGATCGCGCCGCCGGCGGCCGGACGGACCGGTGTGGTGCTGCCCGCCGACAGCACACGGGTCCTCTTCGATCTGCGTATCGGCGACACCTCGGCCTCCGGCGGCAGGTCGCCCTCCGGCTCGGCTCCGCGGGTCGGTGTGGTCCTGGAGGACCGCTACGGAATCCGCTACCGGGTGGCCGCGGGCACCGTTCCCGTCGACGGGCGGGCCCACGCGTTGTCGTTCCCCGTGTCCCCGTCGGGCGGGCTGGCCGTGACCGGATTCGAGCTGGACAGCGCCGTGCCCGAGGGACGCGCCGAGCGGCGCCTCGTCTCCGTCGCACGGCTGCGGACGCTCACCGCGGACGGCGGCGAGCGACCGGTTCCCTCTTCGGACGGGGTGCGCTGGCGGGCCACGTCGACCGTGACCGGGCCGGACGCGGACACCCCGGCCGGGGCGGTCGAGACGGTGACGGGTACGGGCGCGGCACCCGCGTTCCGTTACGGCACCGGATCGGGCCTCGCGGACCGCGGCTCCCGGGGCGCCGAACAGGTCGACACCCTGCTGCTCCGTGCGGACCGTCCGGCACCACCGGCCTTGAAGGCGGTGGCCACGGATGCGTATCTGGCCTCCTCCGGGGCGCGGTTGGGCCAGCAGGTCGATCTCGCGCTGGCGGGTGAAACGGTCCGGGTGACCCTGGTGAAGTCGGTGCGGGAACTCCCGACCACCGGTCCCGGCGGGGCCACGGGCTCTGCGGACGGCGCCGCCGCGGACGTGACCGCGAAGCCGGGCGGGGCCCTGCTGCTGGACCTCAGGGCGGTGTCCGGAGCACTGGGCCAAGGGTCGGGGGCCACACCGGCGCCCACCGAGTGGTGGCTGAGCACGGCGCCGGGCGACGGCCCGGCGGTGGCGGCCGAGCTGCGCGCGCTGCCCGGCACGGACCCGTCCCAGGTGCGGGTGCGGGACGAGGTGGCGCGGGAGCTGGCGGACGATCCGCTGGGGGCCGGGCCGCAGTCCGCGCTCCGCGCGGCCGCTGCCGTGGCCGCCGCCCTGGCCGCGGTCGGCTTCGCGGTCGGCCTGGTGGGCTCCCAGGGCGAGCGGTCCGCCGAATTCGCCGTGCTGCGCGCCCTGGGCGCTTCCCGCCGCCGACTGGCCCGGGCGCTGGCAGTCGAGCAAGGAGTCCTGATCACTCTCGCCCTGCTGACCGGGCTCGCCCTGGGGGCCGTGCTGACCAGGGCGGTCGTGCCCCTCGTCGTACTGACCGGGCAGGCCGCCCGGCCCGTGCCCGACGTGCTGGTGCTGCTGCCTGCCGGGCAGGTGGCGGCCCTTCTGGCGTCGGTCGCCGCACTGCCGCTGCTCTTCGTCGTGGCGATCGCACTCCGGCGCTTCGACCCTGCGGTGTCGCTCCGCCACCAGGGAGACAACTGA
- a CDS encoding ABC transporter ATP-binding protein translates to MRRRTGARSGAAPVASPADGPMVRVEDLRRSYGTGAAAVHALRGVSFEIPRGELVALKGRSGSGKTTLLNLVGGLDTPDGGRVTVGGTDLSGLGEDGLLELRRDRIGFIFQSFGLLPILTAAENVGVPMRLRGTDPAEREERAGLLLSLVGLGDHAAQRPGELSGGQQQRVAIARALANRPALLIADEPTGQLDAETGLAVMRLLRALVRSEGVTVLVATHDPQLLGFADRVLELRDGHIVEHAAVEPLGANTSAQ, encoded by the coding sequence ATGAGACGAAGGACCGGCGCGCGCAGCGGTGCGGCCCCGGTGGCGAGCCCGGCCGACGGCCCCATGGTGCGGGTCGAGGACCTGCGCCGCTCGTACGGGACCGGCGCCGCGGCGGTGCACGCGCTGCGGGGAGTCTCCTTCGAGATCCCCCGCGGGGAACTCGTCGCCCTCAAGGGCCGCTCGGGCTCCGGCAAGACCACCCTGCTCAACCTCGTCGGCGGCCTCGACACCCCCGACGGCGGCCGGGTCACCGTCGGCGGCACCGATCTCTCGGGACTCGGTGAGGACGGGCTTCTCGAACTCCGCCGGGACCGCATCGGCTTCATCTTCCAGTCGTTCGGGCTGCTCCCCATCCTGACCGCGGCCGAGAACGTCGGCGTACCCATGCGGCTGCGCGGGACCGACCCCGCCGAACGCGAGGAACGGGCGGGGCTCCTGCTGTCCCTCGTGGGACTCGGTGACCACGCCGCACAGCGTCCCGGCGAGCTCTCGGGCGGCCAGCAACAGCGCGTGGCCATCGCCCGCGCGCTCGCCAACCGCCCCGCCCTGCTGATCGCGGACGAGCCCACCGGCCAGCTGGACGCGGAGACCGGCCTCGCGGTCATGCGGCTGCTGCGCGCCCTGGTGCGCAGCGAGGGCGTCACCGTGCTGGTGGCCACCCACGACCCCCAACTGCTCGGATTCGCCGACCGGGTCCTGGAACTCCGCGACGGACACATCGTCGAACACGCGGCGGTGGAGCCGCTCGGGGCGAACACCTCGGCACAGTGA
- a CDS encoding LysR family transcriptional regulator → MVELRHLRYFVAVADERHFGRASVLLHITQSTLSAQVQALEREVGGSLFSRTSRRVELTEAGELLLPEARRALAQADRALQVARDSVHGETGTVRIGFSGVAVLQGVLSEDLRDFGRAHPRVGLTLSELPPAAQIQAVRDGALDLGYCPDLGLGDTDGLRVTRRATTPLSVALRTDHELASATAVTTSALSSHELIVFASGEEDETVLSRLWPAAEEDRSRVRLVGSTLGALALALAGTGVALVPTATERIALPGLTYRPLRGAPPGPDLLVIGRHDETSGAVRAYFGGVRTP, encoded by the coding sequence ATGGTGGAGCTGCGGCACCTGCGCTATTTCGTCGCCGTCGCCGACGAGCGCCACTTCGGCCGGGCCTCCGTCCTGCTGCACATCACCCAGTCCACCCTCAGCGCCCAGGTCCAGGCCCTGGAGCGGGAGGTGGGCGGCAGCCTGTTCTCCCGCACCAGCCGACGCGTCGAGCTGACCGAGGCCGGTGAACTGCTGCTGCCCGAGGCCCGCCGGGCCCTGGCACAGGCCGACCGCGCCCTGCAGGTGGCCAGGGACTCGGTGCACGGCGAGACCGGCACGGTCAGGATCGGCTTCTCCGGCGTCGCCGTCCTCCAAGGCGTCCTCTCCGAGGATCTGCGCGACTTCGGCCGGGCGCACCCACGGGTCGGCCTCACCCTGTCCGAGCTTCCGCCGGCCGCCCAGATCCAGGCGGTGCGCGACGGCGCGCTCGACCTCGGCTACTGCCCCGACCTGGGCCTCGGCGACACGGACGGCCTGCGAGTCACCCGCCGCGCGACAACTCCGCTGTCCGTCGCACTGCGCACCGACCACGAACTGGCGTCCGCGACCGCTGTCACGACGTCCGCACTCAGCTCCCACGAGCTCATCGTCTTCGCGAGCGGCGAGGAGGACGAGACCGTCCTCTCCCGGCTCTGGCCCGCCGCCGAGGAGGACCGCTCCCGGGTCCGCCTGGTCGGCAGCACCCTGGGAGCGCTCGCCCTCGCCTTGGCCGGCACCGGCGTGGCCCTCGTCCCCACCGCCACCGAACGCATCGCCCTGCCGGGCCTCACCTACCGGCCCCTGCGCGGAGCACCGCCGGGACCGGACCTGCTCGTGATCGGCCGGCACGACGAGACGTCAGGCGCGGTCCGCGCCTACTTCGGCGGCGTCCGCACGCCATGA
- a CDS encoding nuclear transport factor 2 family protein: protein MNVNVTSQDRQDIADLMTGWIHRDLGEWDRLKGLFHPDGRIEITWFEGPAYEFVDASARMGASAFRTKHLITAPVVTFSADGTRAVSETNAVIIGENVDLRLGCNGHNRFIDRLEKRDGVWRISDRKSVYDFGTFTFPAGIVDIDAETVARYPREYAALAYLLEASGFPVSRVFATKGSDLERDIKESAFAWLGERTGR from the coding sequence ATGAACGTGAACGTGACATCTCAGGATCGACAGGACATCGCTGATCTCATGACCGGGTGGATCCACCGGGACCTGGGGGAGTGGGACCGGTTGAAGGGCCTCTTCCACCCCGACGGCCGGATCGAGATCACCTGGTTCGAGGGGCCGGCGTACGAGTTCGTGGACGCCTCCGCCCGGATGGGGGCCTCCGCCTTCCGGACCAAGCACCTGATCACCGCGCCCGTGGTGACCTTCTCCGCCGACGGCACCCGCGCGGTCAGCGAGACCAACGCCGTCATCATCGGCGAGAACGTCGATCTGCGCCTCGGCTGCAACGGCCACAACCGGTTCATCGACCGGCTGGAGAAGCGGGACGGGGTGTGGCGCATCAGCGACCGCAAGAGCGTCTACGACTTCGGCACGTTCACCTTTCCCGCCGGGATCGTCGACATCGACGCGGAAACGGTCGCCCGCTACCCGCGGGAGTACGCCGCCCTCGCCTACCTGCTGGAAGCCAGCGGCTTTCCGGTGAGCCGGGTCTTCGCGACCAAGGGCAGCGACCTGGAGCGCGACATCAAGGAGTCCGCCTTCGCCTGGCTGGGCGAGCGGACCGGCAGGTGA
- a CDS encoding TetR/AcrR family transcriptional regulator, which produces MTEEPDRPALYREPRQARSAATLARVLRAAEEVASSAGLEEMTMTGVAERAGVSVGTIYRRFEDKDQLITALSERMLERREEVVAERLRAAEPSLSGVMDAYARALLQSFTDNNLFSELLRARGVKSPDRGGRAILEIHRLVLEAAAPYSDEIRRSSPEAALDTAARAVLGACFHNSVRPDPATGEEAVNRYAEDLSDMAIAYLRTPDSRRARN; this is translated from the coding sequence ATGACTGAGGAGCCAGACCGCCCCGCGCTCTACCGGGAGCCCCGGCAGGCACGCAGCGCCGCGACCCTGGCTCGTGTACTCCGGGCAGCCGAGGAAGTCGCCTCGTCGGCCGGCCTGGAAGAGATGACGATGACCGGCGTCGCGGAGCGCGCGGGCGTCTCGGTGGGTACGATCTACCGTCGCTTCGAAGACAAGGACCAGCTGATCACCGCTCTGAGCGAGCGGATGCTGGAGCGGCGCGAGGAGGTTGTGGCCGAGCGGCTGCGCGCGGCAGAACCGTCACTCTCCGGCGTCATGGACGCCTATGCGCGCGCCCTGCTGCAGTCGTTCACCGACAACAACCTCTTCTCCGAGCTGCTCCGTGCACGTGGCGTGAAGTCGCCCGACCGAGGGGGCCGCGCCATCCTCGAAATCCACCGGCTCGTGCTCGAAGCCGCAGCCCCCTACAGCGACGAGATCCGGCGCTCCAGCCCGGAAGCGGCCCTCGACACGGCCGCTCGCGCCGTCCTCGGGGCCTGCTTCCACAACTCCGTGCGCCCCGACCCGGCCACGGGGGAGGAGGCGGTGAACCGGTACGCGGAAGACCTCAGCGACATGGCGATCGCCTACCTCCGCACTCCCGACAGCCGCCGCGCCCGAAACTGA
- a CDS encoding LacI family DNA-binding transcriptional regulator, whose product MQPTPRRMPTLDEVAARAGVSRTVASRAVNNVPHVSRAKREAVERAVRELGYVPNPTARALAGNRVGAVVLAASSDEAGLFADPFFAEVVVGVSTALDETDLELILVLANSPRGRSRLQQMVRSRRADGIMLMALRGDDPLGRLAEDAGMPVVFGGLPLTGEPRWYVDADNRGGARLAADHLVRTGRTRPVMITGQVDSLVSVTREQGFAEGLMLAGVPLLGVSSGAFLVEGGAEAMERLLDAHPRLDAVFAASDGMAIGALQVLRRRGRRVPEDVSVIGFDDLAGARHTNPPLTTVRQPVRALGHEMARMLVNAIDGHDPNPLILPTRLTVRESAPEAVPPR is encoded by the coding sequence ATGCAGCCGACGCCCAGGCGCATGCCGACCCTCGACGAGGTGGCCGCAAGAGCCGGCGTGTCGCGCACCGTGGCTTCCCGGGCGGTCAACAACGTCCCGCATGTGAGCCGGGCCAAACGGGAGGCCGTCGAACGGGCCGTCCGTGAGCTGGGATACGTACCGAACCCGACCGCGCGGGCGCTGGCGGGCAACAGGGTCGGGGCCGTGGTGCTGGCGGCTTCCAGCGACGAGGCCGGCCTGTTCGCGGATCCGTTCTTCGCCGAGGTCGTCGTCGGCGTGAGCACGGCCCTGGACGAGACCGACCTGGAACTCATCCTGGTGCTCGCCAACTCACCGCGCGGCCGCAGCCGCCTGCAGCAGATGGTCCGCTCCCGCCGCGCCGACGGCATCATGCTGATGGCGCTCCGGGGCGACGACCCGCTGGGACGGCTCGCCGAGGACGCCGGGATGCCGGTCGTCTTCGGCGGTCTGCCCCTGACCGGGGAGCCGCGCTGGTACGTGGACGCCGACAACAGGGGCGGCGCCCGGCTGGCCGCCGATCACCTCGTGCGTACCGGGCGGACCAGACCCGTCATGATCACCGGTCAGGTGGACAGCCTGGTCTCGGTGACCCGTGAACAGGGCTTCGCCGAAGGGCTGATGCTGGCCGGTGTTCCGTTGCTGGGCGTTTCCTCCGGCGCGTTCCTGGTCGAAGGCGGCGCGGAGGCGATGGAGCGCCTGCTGGACGCGCATCCGCGGTTGGACGCGGTCTTCGCCGCGTCGGACGGAATGGCGATCGGCGCGCTCCAAGTGCTGCGCCGAAGGGGTCGGCGGGTGCCCGAGGACGTCTCGGTGATCGGTTTCGACGACCTGGCCGGAGCTCGGCACACCAACCCGCCGTTGACCACCGTGCGCCAGCCGGTCAGGGCGCTGGGACACGAGATGGCACGGATGCTGGTCAACGCGATCGACGGGCACGACCCGAACCCGCTGATCCTTCCGACCCGGCTGACGGTCCGGGAGTCCGCACCGGAAGCAGTCCCGCCGCGCTGA
- a CDS encoding glycoside hydrolase family 6 protein translates to MRHLLRTMVAALLALPLALVVSPPAQAADPTTLTNGFYVDPNSSPALWAAANPGDGRAPAIRDSVAAKPMARWFGNWSGTIGTATGAYVGAADAADKLPVLVAYNIPNRDICGGQSGGGAGSVAAYNEWIAAFASGIGSRPAVVILEPDALGDTSCMNAAQISERNALLNNAITQFNQKAPNAWVYLDAGNPAWRSATSMAASLNAAGLSRTRGFSLNVSNHYTTAENITYANAVNAALSSSNGYTKPFVVDTSRNGNGSSNGAWCNSAGRRIGTPTQKGGGAEMLLWIKTPGESDGNCGVGAGSAAGQFLPEVAYKMIYGY, encoded by the coding sequence ATGCGTCACCTCCTCCGCACGATGGTCGCAGCGCTGCTGGCCCTGCCGTTGGCTCTCGTCGTCTCCCCGCCCGCCCAGGCGGCCGACCCGACCACGCTCACCAACGGCTTCTACGTCGACCCGAACTCCAGCCCGGCCCTGTGGGCCGCCGCCAACCCCGGTGACGGGCGGGCGCCCGCCATCCGCGACAGCGTCGCCGCGAAGCCCATGGCCCGCTGGTTCGGCAACTGGAGCGGCACCATAGGAACCGCCACCGGGGCCTATGTCGGCGCGGCCGACGCCGCGGACAAGCTGCCTGTCCTGGTGGCGTACAACATCCCCAACCGTGACATCTGTGGCGGGCAGTCCGGTGGCGGGGCAGGGTCCGTCGCCGCCTACAACGAGTGGATCGCCGCGTTCGCCAGTGGGATCGGCTCCCGGCCCGCCGTCGTCATCCTGGAGCCGGACGCGCTCGGGGACACGAGTTGCATGAACGCCGCCCAGATCAGCGAGCGCAACGCCCTGCTCAACAACGCGATCACCCAGTTCAACCAGAAGGCACCCAACGCCTGGGTCTACCTCGACGCGGGCAACCCGGCCTGGCGCAGCGCCACTTCGATGGCCGCGAGCCTGAACGCGGCGGGTCTCAGCCGCACCCGGGGCTTCTCGCTGAACGTCTCCAACCACTACACCACCGCGGAGAACATCACCTACGCCAACGCGGTCAACGCCGCGCTGAGCTCGTCCAACGGATACACCAAGCCGTTCGTCGTGGACACCAGCCGCAACGGCAACGGCTCCAGCAACGGCGCATGGTGCAACTCCGCGGGCCGCAGGATCGGAACCCCCACCCAGAAGGGCGGCGGCGCGGAGATGCTCCTGTGGATCAAGACCCCCGGCGAGTCCGACGGCAACTGCGGCGTCGGGGCCGGGTCCGCGGCCGGCCAGTTCCTCCCCGAGGTCGCCTACAAGATGATCTACGGCTACTGA
- a CDS encoding glycoside hydrolase family 6 protein → MRSRTFRRRTAVVTAALTACAAFAATAAQAAPAPTQDTVTPATRFYVDPDSKAARQAIDDLRGGRIEDGLNMAKLASYPQAAWFTGGTATETRTAVRTLVRAAAITRRVPVLVAYNIPGRDCSLYSSGGADSSAAYRQWIDAFARGIGGDKAVVILEPDGLASLPKDCAGDNDPTGELSTRRVADLDYAVRTLKNGANTSVYLDAGNSQWRSVGDITQRLLDAGVERSDGFVLNISNYQPTDQTSHYGTWISKCMWFATEGPEWSRGHADWCASQFYSPAAPNDGTPGNAVSSTDPATWHWTDAWYDQNVGSPADEDLAHFMVDTSRNGKGPWIPQPGKYSGDPETWCNPPGRGIGPRPTADTGVPLVDAYLYVKTIGESDGSCTRNTGGTIDPEYGVVDPAAGVWWPEQAHELARNAEPRLTLNHWSGL, encoded by the coding sequence ATGCGTTCCCGTACCTTCCGGCGCCGCACAGCCGTCGTCACCGCGGCGCTCACCGCCTGCGCGGCATTCGCCGCCACGGCCGCCCAGGCCGCACCCGCTCCCACGCAGGACACCGTCACCCCGGCCACGAGGTTCTACGTCGACCCGGACAGCAAGGCGGCCCGGCAGGCCATCGACGACCTGAGGGGCGGAAGAATCGAAGACGGCCTGAACATGGCGAAGTTGGCGAGCTACCCGCAGGCCGCGTGGTTCACGGGCGGCACGGCCACCGAGACACGTACCGCAGTACGCACGCTCGTCCGTGCCGCCGCGATCACCCGCCGGGTCCCGGTCCTGGTGGCGTACAACATCCCCGGACGGGACTGCAGCCTCTACTCCAGCGGCGGGGCCGACTCCTCCGCCGCCTACCGCCAGTGGATCGACGCGTTCGCCCGGGGCATCGGCGGCGACAAGGCCGTGGTCATCCTGGAACCCGACGGCCTGGCCTCCCTTCCCAAGGACTGTGCCGGGGACAACGACCCGACCGGAGAACTCAGCACCCGCCGCGTGGCCGACCTCGACTACGCGGTCCGCACCCTGAAGAACGGGGCGAACACCTCGGTCTACCTCGACGCGGGCAACAGCCAGTGGCGGTCCGTCGGCGACATCACGCAACGGCTCCTGGACGCAGGCGTCGAGCGGAGCGACGGCTTCGTCCTGAACATATCCAACTACCAGCCCACCGATCAGACCTCGCACTACGGGACCTGGATATCCAAGTGCATGTGGTTCGCCACCGAGGGGCCCGAGTGGTCCCGTGGCCACGCCGACTGGTGCGCAAGTCAGTTCTACTCCCCGGCCGCTCCCAACGACGGAACTCCGGGCAACGCCGTCTCCTCCACGGATCCCGCCACCTGGCACTGGACCGACGCCTGGTACGACCAGAACGTGGGCAGCCCCGCCGACGAGGACCTGGCGCACTTCATGGTCGACACCAGCCGCAACGGAAAGGGGCCGTGGATCCCGCAGCCGGGTAAGTACAGCGGCGACCCGGAGACCTGGTGCAATCCGCCCGGGCGGGGCATCGGGCCCCGCCCGACCGCAGACACCGGCGTCCCGCTCGTCGACGCCTACCTGTACGTGAAGACCATCGGTGAGTCCGACGGCAGCTGCACCCGCAACACCGGCGGCACGATCGACCCCGAGTACGGCGTCGTCGATCCGGCCGCCGGAGTCTGGTGGCCCGAGCAGGCACACGAACTCGCCCGCAACGCGGAACCCCGCCTGACGCTCAACCACTGGTCCGGGCTCTGA